The Malus sylvestris chromosome 12, drMalSylv7.2, whole genome shotgun sequence genome contains a region encoding:
- the LOC126593568 gene encoding uncharacterized protein LOC126593568, with amino-acid sequence MATAAAQSATQSFSGGDDASVFQLIQSHQEKAARLPPVEEIRTLLDRSVRGTLSTFSQKHEGHPSGSMVDFACDADGSPILAISSLAVHTKDLAINPECSLLVAKDPEDRTDLVVTLHGDAIPVSEMDQPAIRTAYLAKHPNAFSVDFGDFQFMRIEPKVVRYVSGVATALLGSGEFGSEEYKAAKVDPIAQFSKPVANLKTIASQSHMNRDHADDTKAIVQHSTSIPVDSAYMLDLDSLGFNVKVGYQGDNFKLRIPFPRRAEDRKFCKVFMLMSYCINHGIIVPHGCEDFSSGNASGCKGSRSLISPYVTRIFQHLGTAITEIWKNLDSKEVK; translated from the exons ATGGCTACCGCCGCCGCTCAGTCAGCTACTCAG AGTTTTTCAGGTGGAGATGATGCCAGTGTTTTTCAGTTGATCCAATCTCATCAG GAAAAGGCTGCTCGGCTTCCCCCGGTTGAGGAAATCCGTACTCTGCTTGATCGTAGTGTTCGCGGAACGCTCTCCACTTTTTCTCAG AAGCATGAGGGTCATCCATCAGGATCAATGGTTGACTTTGCATGTGATGCAGATGGATCTCCAATATTAGCAATTAGCAGCTTGGCAGTTCATACAAAG GACCTAGCCATTAATCCCGAGTGCTCATTGCTTGTGGCTAAAGACCCTGAAGATAGGACTGATTTGGTGGTCACGCTGCATGGTGATGCTATTCCT GTTTCCGAGATGGATCAACCAGCCATACGCACTGCATATTTGGCTAAGCATCCCAATGCATTTTCG GTTGACTTTGGTGACTTCCAATTCATGCGCATTGAACCAAAAGTTGTGCGATACGTGTCAGGGGTTGCAACAGCCTTGTTAGGATCAGGAG AGTTCGGAAGTGAGGAGTATAAAGCTGCAAAAGTTGATCCAATTGCTCAATTTTCAAAGCCTGTTGCA AATCTTAAAACTATTGCTTCCCAGTCTCACATGAACAGGGATCATGCTGACGATACAAAAGCCATTGTGCAACACTCGACTTCTATTCCG GTGGACTCTGCTTACATGTTGGACTTGGACAGCCTGGGTTTCAATGTTAAG GTTGGCTATCAGGGAGATAATTTCAAGCTCCGCATACCTTTTCCTAGACGTGCAGAGGATCGAAA ATTCTGCAAGGTTTTTATGTTAATGTCGTACTGCATAAATCATGGAATAATTGTCCCTCAT GGATGTGAAGACTTTAGTAGTGGAAATGCTTCAGGCTGCAAAGGCTCACGATCGTTAATCTCACCGTACGTAACAAG GATATTTCAGCACCTCGGAACTGCCATCACAGAGATATGGAAAAATTTGGACTCAAAAGAGGTGAAATGA